The Boseongicola sp. DNA segment GGAATTGGCCAACCACATGCAACATGGACTTTTTAAAGCAGCCTAGATGCAATGGTCAGACATCAACGGCCCAAAGCCGCCGTCCGTCGAAGGCGAATTTTGCTGCACCGCGGCTCGCCATAGTAGACATTCGCTGCGAGTGCAAAATCTTTAGACGTTCGAATTCACACAACCGGGACAAACCGGGCTTTCACCGTCCGAAATTGAACGGAAGCTCTTGTCCGATTGCGTTTACAGCGCAGAGCAACAATCGACGTTACCATCTGACAACGCCGGCGATCGCGCTCAGATCGGGCGCATGATCTCATCCAAGTCTGTCCAGGCGTCAAATCCAGACACGGGCTTTCTTTCGGGAAAGGGAAACCGCTCTTTGTCAGGTTTCTGGCCGGACCTTACAGTTTGGACTGCGGCGGCGATGGCATTTTCCAGAGGGTCTATGACGCGATTTGCCGGCCAATCCAGCGCATCGGCCGTATCGGGCGCATAGCCAAGCATGCCAGTACACCCAAACACGATTGAACCGGCCCCGTCCCGGTCACGTGCGAGGCGCGCGGCTTCTACAGTTGCCGCGATTGCGTCCTCGCGCGAATTTTCCAAAGCCAAGACGCTCACGCCAATGCCAATAACCGAGGCCAGCTTGGACGACAGGCCAAGGCCCGCAGCAAGACGCTGAAACGCGTGTTCCTGACGTTGCAGGACCGTCACAACCGAGAAGCGGCCAAACTCTGCTGCTGTTGTAATACCTGCTTCCCCGCAGCCAATTACCGGAAACGACACCGCTTCCCGTGCGGCTTCCAGCGCCGGGTCGAGCATACAATCGATGACGACGGCATCGACCCCATCGGCCTGGGCCCTACACGCGGCGTCCACGACGCCGGGACCAGCGAGGACTTCATCAACGGCCGACTCGACAGATGCCGGCCCGCGCTCAAGGGTCACCTGCGAGAGCACCACGCCATCCGGTGCAAGTGCGTCAATCGCATCTGCGTCCCTAAAGCCCTTGGTGATGATCGGGGTTATGATGCGAATGTGCGTCATGGCGTTTCCAATGCCGAAGCCAGGCACGGGCGGGGCGCAATGGCGATCACTGCTCCCCGTTCCATGCCAAGTCTTCCAGCCTGACGAAAGGATCGGGAATCTTCGACGCCTTGGGTCCAATCACCTCAATGGCTTGCTCAGAACGCATCTCTTCAGTCGCAGCAACTCCGATCACCTTGACACGCTGGCCGTATCGCAGGGTCTCAGCCGTGATCGCCTCGCCGGTTTCGCGGTCGAGTATGAAAAGAAGGTCAGGAACGATGGCCACGGTTTTCCCGTTGAGCTTGGCCAGCGAGTATTCGTTCCGGAAGGACACGAACAATTCGTCGTCACTGTCGCCCGACGACATGGTGACACTGCCAACAGTCCAGCCTTCATCGGTGCCACGGATCACGTCTTGAACCTTGCCATCAAAAAGCACGCGCGCGAACCGAGGTGGATCGGATGTCGCGAAGTAATTCGCCAGGCCCTCGCAGATGTCTTCCTTGCCAGCCACCCGCAATTCGCGGACGGTCCGCCCGATATCGACGGCAAGCGACACTGTGCGCGGCACGCAGGTTCGACGCACTTCTTCACCGGTCATCGCGTAACTCGCGACCTGTGCGATCCCACCCATTTTCACACAGACCGCGCGGCCATAGACCTCGGTGCGCAGGGCATTGTCGGTCTCTAGTACAATGGTGTTTTCAAAGTCGTCGGCCATCACGAAAGGCGAACAGTTGACACCGTAGATGTTGAAGGTCGTCATCTGGAATTCCGGGAAAGCCCGTCCCATTCCGTCGCCGTCGATCACCGGCAGTCCCATTTGCGCCGCAACGACAAGCGGAAGCGTGGCGTTGATGCCGCCAGCCTCAAGCGGGATGATGGCATTGAATTTCCGGCCCAGCTCTTTTTCGATCTTTCGCATCGCCGTGATGGTCGACTGAGCGTTCGGCAGTTTCTCTACGAAAACTGTCGGCGCGCCCATGCAAGCGACACTGATCGCGAACATGTCATCGGGAACATCGTCAGGGTCGATCAGATCAATGCCACCGCATTTGACCAGTTCCTGTTCCAGCATCAGCCGGCCGACGTATGGGTCGCCGCCGCCGCCAGTTCCAAGGATCGCCGTGCCGCGAATGAAATCATAAAGGTTTTCCATCGTGATCCGGGTCATTGCAGGGCTTCCATCTTGTCGAGATCGCCGATCGCTTTCACCTTCAGCCGCACCGCCCCCGCAGGAAGGTAGGCGAGCGGCATTTCTTCTACACTGACAATACTGGTGCTTGCAGCAGATGCCCCCGCGCTGACCGCGCGATTGATGGCGTCCTCCTTAGCCTGCGCGATGGATTCCTCGCGCCCTAAGTCATTGTAGGAGTATATTCTGTCGATCTCGCCACCGACTTGCGCAAGACCAGCACCGATCGCATTCGCGACCCCGGACAACTCCGGTCGGATGACTTCGCTCGCCCCTTTTATGCCGCGATCAATGAGAACGCTTCCGCCGCCGACCAGAATGACCGGCACGTCTCCGCGGCTGGATTTGACCCGATCAACCGTTGTTTCCAGAAGGCGGTGAATGGCATCGACGGCGGCTTCCACTTCGGAAGGGTCAAGGTCGGAGACTCCGGACCGCGTTCCGATGTTGGCGTAGCCCGCAGCCACAGCGATATCAGTGGTCGTCAGCGTCGATCCGCCGAACACCCGCGCCTCGCTCAGAAGATCAAGGGCAACGGAATCCGGGCCAACCGTCACACCGGTGTCTGTCTGCCGCACGATACTGCCACCCCCAAGGCCCACGGCAAGGACATCGGGCATCCGAAAGTTCGTCCGGACCGACCCCACGTCCACTGAAATGGCAGACTCGCGCGGGAAGCCACCGATAAGCACGCCAACATCTGTTGTTGTGCCGCCGATGTCCGCCACGATGCCGTTCTCGACGCCCGACAGAAACGCCGCACCGCGCATCGAATTCGTGGGGCCTGAAGCGAAGGTGAGAACCGGATACTTCTCGGCGAATTCCGAGGTCATAAGCGTGCCGTCGTTCTGACTTACGAAGAAAGGACAGTGGATATCGAGTTTGTTCAGTGCCGAACGGAACGCTTCGATCACCGCCGTCGAAAGGTCTGTAAGCGACGCGTTCATGATCGCTGCGTTTTCGCGTTCGATAAGCCCGATACGACCGATTTCACTCGACAGGGTAACCTCGACTCCCGGGATCTCCTCATACAGGATTTCTGCCATGCGTGTTTCCATCGCATCGTTGATCGGGGTGAAGACGCCCGAAACGACAACAGACGCAATGCCACGCTTCTTGATATCGCGAGCGGCTTTAGCAACAGCCCTTTCGTCGAGCCTGTTGATCTCGGATCCATCGAAATCGTAGCCCCCCTCAACGAGGTATGATTGCCGTCCGATCTGGTTAATCAGATGAGGTGGGAATTCAGTCATAGGCATGACGCCGCGGGTCGCCGGCAGGCCGGCTCGGATCACAGCGACGGGTACCAACTTCTTGCCCTCGACGAAGGCATTGGTGAACTGGGTCGTGCCGATCATGACACTGCTTACTTCCGTCACGGCGCAGCCGGAACTTTTCAGAATGCTGCTGATCGCAGCAACGATGCCCGATCCCACGTCATGCGTGGTGGGCGACTTGACCGAGGCTACGACCCGACTTCCATCCAGCAATACCGCATCCGTGTTGGTGCCGCCCACGTCAACGCCAATATGCATCACTTGCCTCTGTTCTATCCTATTGCAGCAAGTCTCGATTGGCCGATACGCCGGAACAAGCATCAGAACGGCTAGGATGACTAGCGAGATGGATAGGTCACGTGGCTAAGGCTGCGGAGCCTCCTCCGCTGATCCAAGGCCGTAGTGCGACGCAAGCTCGATGGCCAGCTTTCGGGAGTTCACGCCAAGCTTACGGTAGACGTTCTGCAAATGAAACTTCACCGTCGGTTCGCTCAGGTCCAGTGCACGCGCAATGACCTTGTTCGCGTTGCCTTCGCTGAGGCTGGAGAGAACCGCGAATTCCTTCTTGGTCAGAATCTCGCTCAAGATATTCTCGGGGTCGTCTGTGTCCTTTACCCTGGAAAGGAGTGTGGACAAAAAGGACAAAACGTCCTGGCTGAAGCCCGCGACGCCGCGTTCGCGTACTATGGTGCGTGCGGCTTGGCCGAAACGATCGCCTTCACGGATAAAGGCGCCCTGCATGTTGTGGCGTAGCCCGAGCGCCAGCGCGTCGCGGAGGATAGTTGCTGCGCCACTGGTGTCGCTGCGCGCGACAGAGGCAATCATATTTAACACCAGTGCGCGCAATTCGTACCGTCGCAGACCCCATCTCCTGCAATCCAACGTCAGTGCGAGGGAAAGGTCAAATGCCGTTTCAGGGTCACCAAACCGGCTTTCGAATTGTGTAAGTCCTAGACGCGCAAGAAGCCTACTGCGCCACCGAAACCCTTTGGCGTCCCCCGTCTCTCGCAACAATAGCTTCACACTGCCAGAAAGGCGTCGCGCCTCGGCTTCACGTCCGGACCGAACAGCCACGTCAAGCTCTAGGATCTTTAGCAAGCGGCTAAAGCGCTGCAGGCTGCGACGTGACGCCATGGCCTCGCCTTGCGACACCAAGCTCATTGCGTCACGAAAACCTTCGGTCTGAAGCTTCATGCTCAAGCAGGTCTCGTAGCCTGCAAGGAACACCTCGCTCCAACCCTCGCGACTGTCGGCATCGTTGAGCGCTTTGATAAGCGGAGCTTCGAGCGCGACCGCTTCATTGGCTTCGAGGGCCGACTCGGCGAGCATGATAGTCGCAATCGCACTTAGGTTAGCGTCGTGACCAAAGTGTTCGGCCTGAAGCTGACAGGCGATCTTGCGGCGCTTATAGGCCTTCGCACAATCGCCAAGATCCATATCGACGACACTGAGATTGACGTTCATGAAGAAGATCAGATGGTGGCAGCCGAGATCCGAATAAAGCGCCATTGCCGTTTCGCCGGCCGCGCGCGCCTTCTCCAAGTCGCCCAGTTGAATATAAAACAGGCACAGGAAGTTATGCAGAACCCCACGACGAAGCTGGTCCTTCAGGGGCGTGTTCTGCGCAGTATATTCTAGTGACGACACCTGCGCCCGAGTGATGTTGCGGTCTTCATAAAGCCGCAAATGAACTTCAAGCAGCACGATTTCACGTTGCAACTCTCGGTCATCGCTATTTGAGTTGTCGCGTGCATCCTGAATTAGCAGTTGGGCTTCCCCGGTTCTGCCAGACTTCAACAGCAGGTAAGCGCGCGCGAGGCTCAGCCGTGGCGAGCTATTCACCCAATTGAGCGGCAGCAGATCAATCAAGGGCTCAAGCCGCTGCGCCCCATGGAGAATGCCAATTTCGATCCCTCCCGCCTCCAGGATGATGCGCTCGGCAAGTTCGGTTTCGTTTGCTTCCATCGCAAGCTTGGACGCACTGTAAAAGCGGCCATGATCGTTGAGCCAATGCGCCGCTCTGACCCGTAGGTCGTTGCGCACCTCTTCGCCCAGCGACTGTTGGCGACGCAACAGATAATCCTGCAGAAGCTGGTGATACCTGTACCATCCGAAATCCATCTCAGTCTGTTGGTAAACCAGTGAATGCGCTTGGCTGATCGACGCCAGCGTGTCCCAACTGTCGGTTGAGTTTCGCACGTAATCAGCCAAATCGCCGTTGATCGGATTGAGATGGGCCGTTTCCACGAGGAACCGGTTTTGGGCGTCGCTCAAACTGTTCAGGAATTGCTCATTGAGATAGCTGCCCAAATCCAGCGCCGAGGCGCTGTTCTTGCCAAAATCAAGCGCATGGCCCCTGGCTGATGACATGACCATCAACTGAAGTGCGGCGGGCCAGCCTTCTGCAACGTCATAATATTGATGTACTTTCTCAAGCGGAAAGCCCTCACCGAATAGCGCTTCTGCCTCCTGACGGTGGAATTTGAGGTCATCCATGCCAAAGTCCGTCACAGCATCCTCGAGGCGAAGTTTTGCCAGCGCAATGGCCGGGGAAAGTCGCGTCCCTATGACAATGTGCAAGTTCTCTTCGCGCCGCTGCAGAAGGCTCCCGATCCAATCGGAGGCGAACGAACTCGTGTCCTGAAAGTCATCGATAAAGAGAAATGCACCCCAGGGTGACAAGTTGTCCGGTCCCGCATTGCCAAGCGGGTAGTGTGAGCCTTGACGGGCCCGCGTGGCCAGGGCTGCTTCCAGGGCATCTGTGAAGTCTTCTACTGACGGATCGACAGAAATCCAGCTTGTTACCGCACCCATGTCCTTCAGGTGTCGGTACCAAGATCTCAACAACGTGGTTTTGCCATAGCCGGCAGGTGCCTCCACCAACGTCAACTGGCGGTCCATGCGTGACAGAAACCGTTCCGTCAAGCGATTGCGATTCAGAATCTTTGGTTTCAAGTCCCAGACCCCCGAAAGGCGTTCCCCGTAGCGCGGTGCAGCATCCGCCCATTGGAAGTTGACGAGAGACTGAGGGGCTTGTCAAGAATTGGAGGGATTCAGTGTCAAGACGTCTTCCAGCGGTTTTCGATGCGAAACAGGGACCGAAAACGCTTCCTTGAGATGGCCGGCGGACATCATCGTGATCACCAGTTCGTCGTCGGCAATTCCAAGATGGTTACGCATCGCGCGGTCTTGAGCAGGCTCGACACTCCAATTCAGGAAACAGGCCCCAAGCCCTTCGGCATGTATCGCCAAAGCCAGCGTCATCGCAAAAATGCCGCCATCTATCCAACCCTGATAGCGCTCGCCGATCAGGTTCATCTCACTCACGTTCGACGTCACAACAAAAACGGTCTGAATATCCTGGCGAAACCCAGCGTTTCCAGCTTGAAACGCCAACGCTGCTTGGACGCTTTCGAGATTGTTGATCGCATAGACCTTGCAGGTCTGACGGTTGCACACAGACGGGCATTGCTGGGTATTGCGCACAACGCGCGCGATGATCTCGTCATCAACCGGTCCGGGCGCGTATTGCCGAACGCTGTGACGGTGCTGCATGAACTGCTCAAAATCGATCATGCCCGCAGCACGGATTTTTGCGGCTGTCACTTCTTCCGTGCCGCCCCGAATTTCTTGCCCGACCGCTGCAAAATTTTCGCTCAGGGCATCAAAGTCACGGGCCAATCCCGACAAATCGAAGTCCCGCTCGGCGTGATAGGCGAAGTAGGACTTCAGTGTAGCGAGTGCCCACAAAACAGTCTCATCGACACCGAAATCAGCATGGTATGATCGAAGCTTCGTCATCACGGACGCCGCTTTGTCTTGCCCGTAGCCAAGACGCACATTCGGGAATGCCATTCCCCCTTCAAGATAATGTGTGAAAATCCGGATTATCGCACGACGGTTCCCGCGCGAAGTCTGGTGGGCCACAAAACTGAAGCGCCGGTATCTGGCAAAGTCGTATATGAACGCCATAGCCAGACGCGCGTTTATCCTCAGCGTATCCAGCATCAAGGCACTCTCATTATTTGGGGATGATCCAACCGCAGCCGGTCCTCCAACCCACGTCGATCATAGCGCCCGGGACGAAGTCGGGCGTCCCGAAACGGTTCGGAACTTCTGCCACTAGCTCTTGCCCATCGAGGTCCATCAGAAAGCGGATAAACGCCCCCTGGTAAGTGACAGATTTCAAGGGTAGTTGCAGCGCATTATCCGGGGCCGATTTTGCCTCCGCCGCGATCAGCACGCGCTCAGGACGGATTGCCAGCATTACTTCGTCGTTCAAATTGGTCCCCGCGCGCACCGGCGCCGATACCGTATGTGTGCCGATTGACAGACTACAGGTCTCGCCCTGACTAGACACCACCTTGCCTGCCAGTAGATTGGATTCGCCTATGAATTCGGTCACGAACTGGTTTTCAGGGCGCTCGTAGATGTCTTTCGGTGTACCGGCCTGTGAAATCTTGCCATCCTTCATGACAGCTATGCGGTCAGACATGGTAAGTGCCTCACCCTGATCGTGGGTGACATAGATCGTTGTGATACCAAGCGACTTTTGCAGGTCCTTGATCCAGAACTTCATCTCTTCGCGAAGGTTCTTGTCCAGCGCCGACAGCGGTTCGTCGAGAAGTAGTATCCGGGGTTGCGTGACCAAGACGCGAGCGAGGGCTACGCGTTGTTGCTGACCGCCGGAAAGCTCGGTCTGGAACCTGTTTTCGTAGCCGGTCATCCCGACTTGCTCCATCGCGTCACGAACCCGTTTGTCAATTTGGTCGTTGGGCAACTTACGCAGTTTCAGCCCGAACGCGATGTTGTCGTAGGCATTCATGTGCGGAAAAATCGCATAGTTTTGGAAAACAAATCCGATTTCGCGTTCTTCGGGCGGCGATTGAGAGACGTCGACGCCGCCGACCTCGATCCGCCCAACGCTGGTCTCTTCGAACCCTGCGATCATGCGCAGGGTCGTCGACTTCCCGCAGCCCGACGGTCCTAGCATCGAGAAGAATTCACCCTCTTCGATGGCTACAGAGATATCGTCGACGGCGGTAAAGTCACCGAAGGTCTTGCTCAGATTAGAAAGGACAACCGTCGCCATAGATTCTTCCAGTGTCGTATCCCGGCAGGCGGACCCGCCCGCCGGGATATCGTTTGATTGATCAACCCGCGAAAATCTCGTTCACGGTTTCGACGATTTCGTCCTCGTTATCGAGATACCAATCCCAATCAGGGATCCACAGTCCTTCCAGCGCATCGGCCGTGTTGGTCACACCCTTGTTTGTCAAACGCTCTGGCAGAGCCGCCTTGCTATTGGACGGTCTGAGATAGAATGCTTCGCCGGCCTTGGTTTGGAACTCGGGGCTGAGCTTGGCATTGACAAGCGCCAATGCCAATTTCTTTTCCACCGGATCCGAATAACGCGACACGGTATGGGTCTGTGTCAGGATTGGCTTTTGTTCCCAAGTCAGCGGTGCGACTTCAATACCCTTGTCCATCTGGAGGAAGATTTCACCCTCCCACTGCACACCGATCTGGACCTCGCCGCGCTCGACCTGGGTCTGCATGTTGCCGGTGAAATCACTGATCTTCATTGGCATGGCAGCGCGCATGGCCTCAAAGCCCGCTTCCATATCGTCAGGACCCGAGCCGAACTCGGCGGCCGCAGTCATAAAGAAGGTCATGAACAGGCCGTTCGACGTGATGTAAGTGGCCCGCTTGTCGGCAAAACGATCTTCCCAGAACGACGCAAAGCCTTCGGGCGCCGGATCGATCAGGTCGGTCCGCCAGACGTGGGCATATTGGCCGAACCCCCAGGTTACACCCAGGCCCGAACCGAATGCGAAGTCCCAGCAATCGGCCGCGTTCGGCATGTTGGCCTTCAGCTCTTCAGTGGAAAGGAAGTAATCTCCTGCCTTGCCGAGCTTTATGATCTCATTGAGATTCCAGTTGCCCATGTGGAACGCCGGGTCCTGCGGTCCGCTGGCGACATATTTCGGGAACCACGGGAACGATGAATCGTAGGCGACGTTGCAGTTGTATGTCTTTTCGAACTCTTCGATGATGTTGGACGTCATGAATTCCTGCCAGAATCCGCCCCATTCGTTGATGCGGATCGTAGCTCCGCCTGCATCGAACGGCTCGCCGTCCCACATGACGTCCTGCGACCAGGCGTGGTTTATGTTGAACATGCTCACTGCGCCGGCAGCGGCACCGGTCTTCAGCAATTGGCGCCGGTTCACGCCAAGCAGCGACTTGTTTTGTTGGATCAACTTTTTGGTGTCGGTCATTTCACTCTCCTGTTTCATCGGGTCTTTGACATTATGAGAAATTTACGTTCGCAAGTTTGCGCAAGTTGGTGAACCGCGCTGTAATCAGCATCGATACCACCACAAGAAAGATCGCAAAGATGCCCGCCGCCGCGGCGGTCGGCTCAAATGTGTAGCGAAGCGACGAGTAGAGCGCGATCGGCAGCGGATTGTAGTCGGGTGGCGTGAGAAACAGCGATACGTCGAACTGGCCGAAGGAAACGATGAACGAGAACACCGAACCTGCAATGATCCCCGGCGAAATGATCGGCAGCGTGATCGCGCGAAAGGTTTTGATCGGACCGGCGCCAAGGCTCCGTGCAGCCTCCTCGAAACTCTTGTCGAAGCCCACAAGCGAGGCATTCACGGTCCCGATGACATACGGGCAGGTGACAAGGACATGACCGATCACGAGGCCGGGCATTGTGCGGATTAACCCAAGACCACTTGAGAGATAGAACAGATAAAGCGCCAAACCCAGAACGATGCCCGGGAGCATAAGAGGTGCCATGAAGAATGCCCGGGCCATCTGTTTTCCCGGGAATTCGTTGCGCGCAAGAACCAACGCAATCGTCGTCCCCAGCGTCGTGGAAAAAAACATCGTGCAAACGGCAAGCACTAGGCTGAAGAGATAAGCTGGCAAAAAGGCGCCGGATTGAAAGAACGCCACGACCCAGCGGAGCGACAACCCGTCGGGTGGGAAGGTCAGGTGATCACCAGCGTTCAGGCCCGCAAGGATGACCACTACCACCGGGGCCAGCAGCAAGACCAATGAGACCATCGCAAGTGCGCTCATAATCAGGGGAACCGGTCGCTCACGACGCACTCTTTTTCGTGCTTCGACCATCAGACACGCCCTCCCGAAGCACGAACGGCGGCGCGTTGATAGATCAGCATGATAATGAAACTGATTGCGAACATGACCACGGCAATTGCGGCACCAAACTGCCACTTCCCCAGCTCGACAACCTGCTGGAAGATATGAATTGGCAACACCACGACGGTCCAGCCGCCCATCAATGTCGGCACGACGTAGGACGAGAATGAAATCGCGAACACGAGCAGAAGCCCTGCCAGAATACCTGGCATGCTCATCGGAATTGTAATCTTCCAGAACGTCTGTGACCGGGTCGCGCCGAGACTGCGGGCCGCCTCTTCAAGCGCTGGATTAATGCCCTGAATAACGCCCACCAGAGAGAGGATCATGAACGGCAACGAAAACTGCACCAGACCAACGACGACCCCCGCGAAATTGTACATCAGGGGCAAAGGCTCGTCCCCAATGAGGCCGGCCCATCGGAAAAACTCGTTGATGAGCCCCACGTCCCCCATCAACACCATGAGACCGAAAAGACGGATCACCATATCGAGTTGCATCGCACTCAGAACAAGGATCATCAGAGTGGTGTTGCGGCGCACGTCAGTGGTCTTGGCGATCAGGAAAGCCAATGGATAACCCAAGATCAGCGCGATCAGCGAAACAAGCGCTGCAAGGCCGGCCGATCTTAGCGCTGCCTCGTAGTAGATCGCGCGTCCAAAGAAGCGTTCAAAATTGCGAAAGTCGAACATCCACTGAATGCTGGCGTTTCCGAGCGTTGGTTTATCGAGCGACAGCAGGAAAAGTGAGAGGAGCGGAACCACGAAGAATACGACAAAGAAGAGCACTCCAGGCGCCGCCAACAATGCGGTCCTTCCCGGTCTGCCAAGTCCTCGCAGGAATGCAGACAAATTCTTCCCTTCCTCATATCCAAACCGCGGCACTGGTGCCGGTCAGTGCAACGAAAATCCATTGAACCCCAACGTTCCAACTCCTCGTCGAATTGGAGGAAACAGAACACCAAAACATTCGTTGCGACATGTCAACATTAACAGCTAACAGCACTCATTAGGCCAAGTTGCGAATTGGATAGGTGGTGTCCGCAAACGGATAGGTAGGCCGTCTGACCGCTCTTTACTTATGCAAACAAGCAGACATTCAGAGACACAGCAGCATCGGCTGCCGGCTCGAATCTGACCTCAGATGCGCCGCAGCATCTGTGTCGAATGGACAGGATTTGGCGGCACTCGGCTCAAAGCGGACATTCGCCGCGGAAAGCCCGAACGACCGGTCCTGGGTTCATTCCGGCCAATTACGCCGGGTCCTTGTATCCGTGCACGTCCAACACCTTTTGGATCACGTCGACCATCTTTCGCGTGTGGGCAAAATCAGCTTCCAGAGACGCGCGGCAATCATTATCCTCGGCAACCTCCAGCTCTTCACGCACAAATTCTAGATCCTCTCTGAAGCCGTGTTGTTTTCTGACCCATTCCTCAAGTTTGGCCTTATCCTCCCTGGTCATCGGACCTTGAACCCATGCCATGCCGGTGTTCATATCGATCTTCACCTGATCGAGATGCGGCAGTGGGTCTGGCAGATCGGTGATGCCGAGACGTTCTCGTCGGCGGAGCTCTTCGTCCCATTCGATCTTGTAATCCATCGC contains these protein-coding regions:
- a CDS encoding hydrogenase expression protein HupH, which produces MTHIRIITPIITKGFRDADAIDALAPDGVVLSQVTLERGPASVESAVDEVLAGPGVVDAACRAQADGVDAVVIDCMLDPALEAAREAVSFPVIGCGEAGITTAAEFGRFSVVTVLQRQEHAFQRLAAGLGLSSKLASVIGIGVSVLALENSREDAIAATVEAARLARDRDGAGSIVFGCTGMLGYAPDTADALDWPANRVIDPLENAIAAAVQTVRSGQKPDKERFPFPERKPVSGFDAWTDLDEIMRPI
- a CDS encoding DUF917 family protein yields the protein MTRITMENLYDFIRGTAILGTGGGGDPYVGRLMLEQELVKCGGIDLIDPDDVPDDMFAISVACMGAPTVFVEKLPNAQSTITAMRKIEKELGRKFNAIIPLEAGGINATLPLVVAAQMGLPVIDGDGMGRAFPEFQMTTFNIYGVNCSPFVMADDFENTIVLETDNALRTEVYGRAVCVKMGGIAQVASYAMTGEEVRRTCVPRTVSLAVDIGRTVRELRVAGKEDICEGLANYFATSDPPRFARVLFDGKVQDVIRGTDEGWTVGSVTMSSGDSDDELFVSFRNEYSLAKLNGKTVAIVPDLLFILDRETGEAITAETLRYGQRVKVIGVAATEEMRSEQAIEVIGPKASKIPDPFVRLEDLAWNGEQ
- a CDS encoding hydantoinase/oxoprolinase family protein, with the translated sequence MHIGVDVGGTNTDAVLLDGSRVVASVKSPTTHDVGSGIVAAISSILKSSGCAVTEVSSVMIGTTQFTNAFVEGKKLVPVAVIRAGLPATRGVMPMTEFPPHLINQIGRQSYLVEGGYDFDGSEINRLDERAVAKAARDIKKRGIASVVVSGVFTPINDAMETRMAEILYEEIPGVEVTLSSEIGRIGLIERENAAIMNASLTDLSTAVIEAFRSALNKLDIHCPFFVSQNDGTLMTSEFAEKYPVLTFASGPTNSMRGAAFLSGVENGIVADIGGTTTDVGVLIGGFPRESAISVDVGSVRTNFRMPDVLAVGLGGGSIVRQTDTGVTVGPDSVALDLLSEARVFGGSTLTTTDIAVAAGYANIGTRSGVSDLDPSEVEAAVDAIHRLLETTVDRVKSSRGDVPVILVGGGSVLIDRGIKGASEVIRPELSGVANAIGAGLAQVGGEIDRIYSYNDLGREESIAQAKEDAINRAVSAGASAASTSIVSVEEMPLAYLPAGAVRLKVKAIGDLDKMEALQ
- a CDS encoding nitroreductase, whose product is MLDTLRINARLAMAFIYDFARYRRFSFVAHQTSRGNRRAIIRIFTHYLEGGMAFPNVRLGYGQDKAASVMTKLRSYHADFGVDETVLWALATLKSYFAYHAERDFDLSGLARDFDALSENFAAVGQEIRGGTEEVTAAKIRAAGMIDFEQFMQHRHSVRQYAPGPVDDEIIARVVRNTQQCPSVCNRQTCKVYAINNLESVQAALAFQAGNAGFRQDIQTVFVVTSNVSEMNLIGERYQGWIDGGIFAMTLALAIHAEGLGACFLNWSVEPAQDRAMRNHLGIADDELVITMMSAGHLKEAFSVPVSHRKPLEDVLTLNPSNS
- the potA gene encoding polyamine ABC transporter ATP-binding protein; protein product: MATVVLSNLSKTFGDFTAVDDISVAIEEGEFFSMLGPSGCGKSTTLRMIAGFEETSVGRIEVGGVDVSQSPPEEREIGFVFQNYAIFPHMNAYDNIAFGLKLRKLPNDQIDKRVRDAMEQVGMTGYENRFQTELSGGQQQRVALARVLVTQPRILLLDEPLSALDKNLREEMKFWIKDLQKSLGITTIYVTHDQGEALTMSDRIAVMKDGKISQAGTPKDIYERPENQFVTEFIGESNLLAGKVVSSQGETCSLSIGTHTVSAPVRAGTNLNDEVMLAIRPERVLIAAEAKSAPDNALQLPLKSVTYQGAFIRFLMDLDGQELVAEVPNRFGTPDFVPGAMIDVGWRTGCGWIIPK
- a CDS encoding extracellular solute-binding protein, coding for MTDTKKLIQQNKSLLGVNRRQLLKTGAAAGAVSMFNINHAWSQDVMWDGEPFDAGGATIRINEWGGFWQEFMTSNIIEEFEKTYNCNVAYDSSFPWFPKYVASGPQDPAFHMGNWNLNEIIKLGKAGDYFLSTEELKANMPNAADCWDFAFGSGLGVTWGFGQYAHVWRTDLIDPAPEGFASFWEDRFADKRATYITSNGLFMTFFMTAAAEFGSGPDDMEAGFEAMRAAMPMKISDFTGNMQTQVERGEVQIGVQWEGEIFLQMDKGIEVAPLTWEQKPILTQTHTVSRYSDPVEKKLALALVNAKLSPEFQTKAGEAFYLRPSNSKAALPERLTNKGVTNTADALEGLWIPDWDWYLDNEDEIVETVNEIFAG
- a CDS encoding ABC transporter permease subunit; its protein translation is MRRERPVPLIMSALAMVSLVLLLAPVVVVILAGLNAGDHLTFPPDGLSLRWVVAFFQSGAFLPAYLFSLVLAVCTMFFSTTLGTTIALVLARNEFPGKQMARAFFMAPLMLPGIVLGLALYLFYLSSGLGLIRTMPGLVIGHVLVTCPYVIGTVNASLVGFDKSFEEAARSLGAGPIKTFRAITLPIISPGIIAGSVFSFIVSFGQFDVSLFLTPPDYNPLPIALYSSLRYTFEPTAAAAGIFAIFLVVVSMLITARFTNLRKLANVNFS
- a CDS encoding ABC transporter permease subunit, with translation MPRFGYEEGKNLSAFLRGLGRPGRTALLAAPGVLFFVVFFVVPLLSLFLLSLDKPTLGNASIQWMFDFRNFERFFGRAIYYEAALRSAGLAALVSLIALILGYPLAFLIAKTTDVRRNTTLMILVLSAMQLDMVIRLFGLMVLMGDVGLINEFFRWAGLIGDEPLPLMYNFAGVVVGLVQFSLPFMILSLVGVIQGINPALEEAARSLGATRSQTFWKITIPMSMPGILAGLLLVFAISFSSYVVPTLMGGWTVVVLPIHIFQQVVELGKWQFGAAIAVVMFAISFIIMLIYQRAAVRASGGRV